Below is a genomic region from Pedobacter cryoconitis.
ACGATGTCTACCATTCCGGAAATTGAGCAGGTACGTTCTATTTCCCGCTTTGGGCTTTCTGTAGTGACCATTGTTTTTCATGATGATGTGGATATCTACTGGGCAAGGCAACAGGTCAACGAAAAGCTCTCTGAGGCGAAGAACAATATTCCACAGGGCATAGGAAATCCTGAGATTTCACCTATTTCTACTGGTCTGGGGGAGATTTATCAATATGTAATTCATGCAAAGCCTGGTTTTGAAAAGACTTATGATGCCAGGGAATTAAGAAGTATTCAGGATTGGATTGTCAGGCGCCAGCTTTTAGGGACACCGGGAATTGCCGAGGTGAACAGTTTTGGCGGGTTACTCAAGCAATATGAGATTGCACTGGATCCTAACAAACTGAATAGTTATAATTTAAGTATCAGTGATGTATTTAAAGCTCTGGAAAGAAATAATCAAAATACAGGGGGCGCTTATATTGATAAAAAGCCCAATGCCTATTTTATCCGTAGTGAAGGGTTAGTCGGGAATATAGAAGATATCAATAAGATCGTAGTCAGAAATACCAGTTCGGGTCTCCCTGTTTTAATCCGTGATATTGCGAACGTGCAGATCGGAAATGCGATACGTTACGGTGCTTTAACCAGAACAACGGCCAAAAGCCATGGGGAGGCTGTTGGCGGGATCGTGATGATGTTGAAAGGTTCTAATGCCAATAATGTAGTTAAAAAGGTTAAAGAAAAGATCGCAAGGATTAATAAAACCCTTCCAAACGGGATTGTGGTAGAAGCATTTTTAGATAGAAGTGCTTTGGTAGACCGGGCAATTGGTACAGTCGCCAAGAACCTGATTGAAGGGGCTTTAATTGTCATTTTTGTACTCGTGTTATTCCTGGGGAATTTCAGAGCGGGTATTGTTGTGGCATCCGTAATTCCACTGGCGATGCTTTTTGCTATTTCCCTGATGAATGTATTCGGGGTTTCTGGTAACCTGATGAGTTTAGGGGCCATCGACTTTGGTTTGATTGTGGATGGGGCTGTGATTATTGTAGAGGCCACAATGCACCTTTTAGGGGCGAGTAAGCTGACCAGGAAAATGACGCAGGATGAAATGGATCAGCAGGTAGAGCAGTCTGCTACCCGGATGATGAGTGCAGCGGCTTTTGGACAGATCATTATCCTGATTGTATATCTGCCGATTCTTGCGCTTGTAGGGATTGAAGGTAAAATGTTTGGCCCGATGGCTCAGACTGTGTCCTTCGCTATTTTAGGTGCATTTTTATTGTCATTGACTTATGTACCAATGATGTCGTCCTTGCTGCTGAGTAAAAAGCCGGTGGTTAAAAAGAATTTTTCTGACCGCATGATGGACTTCTTTCAAAAGTATTATACGCCATTAATTACGGGTGCTTTGCGTAAGCGTGTACTGGTTGTTGTTTTATCGGCGGTTTTACTGGTCATCAGCATTTTTATATTTACCAGGATGGGGGGAGAGTTTATCCCTACTTTGGAAGAGGGAGATTTTGCTGTAGAAACCCGTTTATTGACTGGAAGTTCTTTGAGCCAGACGATTGATAAGGTTAATCAGGCTTCGAAAATTTTATTGAATGAATTCCCTGAAGTGATAGAAGTGGTGGGTAAAGTTGGTTCTGCTGAGATTCCAACAGATCCGATGCCAATGGAAGCTACCGATTTAACGATTATACTGAAGGATAAAAAGGACTGGGTAACGACAACATCCAGAGAGGAATTAGCGAATAAAATGGCCGCATCGCTCGATAAGGTTACCGGGGTTTCTTTTGGTTTCTCCCAACCGATTCAGTTGAGGTCTAATGAGCTGATTTCTGGGGTGCGGCAGGATATCGGGATTAAAATATTCGGGGATGATCTGGAAACATTAACAGCTATCTCCCAGAAAATAGGAAAAATTGTGACCACTGTTAAAGGGGCCAAAGATTTGTATCTGGAACAGGCTACGGGCCTTCCGCAGATTGTTGTGAAAATTAACAGAGATCAGCTGGCACGTTATGGAATAGATATTGAAACTGTTAACCAGGCTGTTAATTCGTCTTTCGCAGGACAATCGGCGGGTCTGGTTTATGAAGGGGAAAGAAGGTATGACATGGTGGTTCGTTTATCTGAACAGAACAGGCAAGGGATAGACGATGTGAAAAACATCTATATTTCAGCACCTAACGGAACTAAGGTTCCTTTGATCCAGCTGGCTTCAGTTGAGTTCAGGATCGGGCCAAATCAGATCCAGCGGGAGGATACGAAACGCAGAATCATTGTTGGGTTAAATGTTCGTGGTCAGGACATTGCTACGGTTGTTGGGGAGATTGAGCAGAAGATTGGTGAGAAAATTAAATTACCTCCGGGGTATTATATTACTTATGGTGGTCAGTTTGAGAACCTTAAGGCAGCAAAGCAACGCTTGTCAATTGCTGTTCCGGTAGCCCTGTCACTTATTTTATTGTTACTGTATTTCTCTTTTGGATCGGTTAAACAATCTGTCTTGATTTTTTCTGCTATTCCTATGGCTGCAATCGGCGGGATATTCGCGCTTTTATTGCGTGGAATGCCTTTCAGTATCTCTGCCGGGGTTGGCTTTATTGCTTTATTTGGGGTAGCAGTTTTAAATGGTATTGTATTGATTACTGAGTTTAACAGGTTGAAGGCTAGTGGGATCAGCGATCTGAAGGAGATTGTCTTGAAAGGTACAGCGCTGAGGTTAAGGCCTGTATTAATGACCGCGACGGTTGCTTCACTGGGTTTTTTGCCAATGGCACTTTCTACTGCCGCGGGCGCCGAAGTACAGAAGCCATTGGCAACTGTAGTGATCGGAGGCTTATTAACTTCTACAATTTTAACTTTACTCGTTTTACCTGTGTTATATACTTATTTCGAAAACTTCAAAAAGGGCAAAAAGGAAATTGCTACAGTAGTTTTGCTGATGGGCTTATTTTTCATGCCGTCAAAAACTATGGCACAAAGCCCGGTAAACGACAGGGTTGTCACTGTGCAGCAAGCGGTAGAAATCGCATTGACTAACAATCAGATGGTTAAGTCTTCTCAATTGCAAGTCAACAAACAGCAGGCTATCAAAGGCACTGCATTTGATTTGGGGAAAACTAATCTGAATTTGCAGTACGGACAGTTCAATAGTATCAAAAGAGACAATAACATATCAGTGCAGCAAAATATCCCATTTCCTGGATTGATGAAGAATCAGCGCAATTTATATGATGCGCAGGTTCGCAGCAGTGAGTTAAATCTTTCGGTAACACAGAATGAGCTGATCCGACAGGTGAAAAGTACTTACGGGCAGCTGAGTTACTTCAAAGCGCTTCAAAAGCTGTATAAGAGCCAGGATTCTATCTTTAGTAATTTTCTGAAAGCATCTTCTCTGCGTTATCAGACCGGGGAAACAAATATGCTGGAACGCACTACAGCCGAAACTCAATTGAACGAAGTGCGTAATCAGTCGGAAAAGAATATGGCTGATATCTCAATTTATACTGCCGAATTACAAAGGTTGCTGAACACAAAGGAGGCAATAGAGGTGAGTAGTGATCATTTAAAGAAAGAAAGCTGGAATCAGGTTGTTCCTGATAGCCTGAGGAATACATCCTTGTTGGCTTTACAACAGCAACAGGTAGAAATTGCGGATCAATCTTTAAGGGTAGAACGTGCTAAGGCAGGGCCAGATTTTACAGTGGGTTATTTTAATCAGTCTATTATTGGCAGTCAGACTATAAATGGGCAGGATCAGCTTTTTAGTGCCGGCAAGCGTTTTCAGGGGATACAGGCTGGTATTTCCATCCCGCTATTTTATAAGCCATTTGCCGGCAGGATTAAGGCTGCCAAAATTGAAAAACAGATTGCACAGACTGAATTCAGCTTGTTTCAAACTAATCTGCAAACTCAATATAAGCAGGCTGAACAGGACCTGCTGAAGAATTCACATAGTATTGATTATTATGAGAAAAATGCTTTGCCAAATGTCAATCTGATTCTAAAGCAGTCACAGATTGCTTTTCAAAGTGGTGATATCGGGTATCTGGAATTTTCACAGGCTTTGCGGACGTATTCTGAGATCCGGTTTAGCTATTTGCAGGCAGTTAATCAATATAATCAATCGGTTTATACACTTCAGTATCTGATTGACTTAAAATAATTTTAAAAACAATATACGGATGAAAACAAGAATTGAATTCAAACAGGCTATTTATATACTTTCTTTTGCTACGGTTATCCTTGCTTCTTGCGGGAATAAAAAGGGGGCAGAAGATACAACTGCTGCTGCTGCTGCTACTGAAGCTCCGGCCAAAGACGAAGAAAATACGGTAGAACTCACTGCTGCACAGTATAAGACCAGTGGAGTTACCTTGGGAAAGGTGGAGAAAAAATCGATCAGTGGAGTGTTGAAGGTTAACGGGACGATAGATGTACCACCAGAAAACCTGATCAGTATCACTACACAAATGGGTGGGATAGTGAAGTCTACTCCGCTGCTGCAAGGATCAACAGTTAAAAAAGGACAGGTGATCGCTGTGCTCCAGAATCAGGAGTATGTACAGTTGCAGCAGGATTATCTGGAAAATAAGAGTCAGCTTGAATTGGCAGACGCTGAATATAAAAGGCAGCAGGAGCTGGCAAGACAAAATATAAATGCACAGAAGGTGTTGCAGCAAGCCAGATCTCAGTATCAAACTATGTTATCCAGAGAGAGTGCTTTACGACAACGTTTACTGCTGATTAATATCAATTCGGCTACTTTAACGCCTGCTAATATCCGGAGTACAATTAATATTTATGCGCCTATAAACGGTTATGTAACCAAGGTTAATGTAAACTCAGGTAAGTTTGTGAGCCCTAATGATGTGATGTTCGAGATTGTAAACAGCGCAAATTTACACGTGGAGCTGAAGGTATTCCAAAAAGACGTAGATTTAATTAAGAAGGGACAGAAAGTCCGTTTCTCCTTACAAAATGAAGCTGAAGAACGTGTGGCTACAGTAACACTGGTAGGCAGAGAAATTAATGAAGATAAGACGGTTACGGTTCACTGTGTGGCGAATACGCAAAGCAGAAATTTGATACCAGGCGCTTATTTGAATGCACTGATTGAAACCGGAACAGCAAAGGTAAATGCTTTGCCAGAGTCTGCCATAGCTGATTTTGCCGGAAAGAAGTATATTTTTATAGAGACAGGGCAGCGTAAAGATGAAAAGGCTGAAGTTAACTATCATTTTCAGCTTTTAGAGATTGCTATCGGATCGGCAGATGCCGGATATGTTGAAGTCAGACTTCCTGAAAGCTTTGATCTTGCTACCGGGAAGGTGGTAACAAAAGGAGCGTATGATTTGATATCAAAAATGAAAAATAGTGAAGAAGAGTAGTGGTGAAAAACGTGGATTGAATTATAAATTTAAATAATCAGTATGGAACGTGAGGGAACTATTTCGCAGGCCAGTAAAAATAAAGGCCGTTTAAAAATTGTATTGGGCTTTACGCTTTTGTACCTTATTGTAGAGGTTATTGGTGGTATTATGACCAAAAGTCTGGCTTTACTGGCCGATGCAGGGCATATGCTGACTGATGTGGGTGGTTTGGCACTCGCGCTGGTTGCCATAAATTATGCAGAACGTAAAGCGACGACGGAACGTACTTATGGATATTACAGGGCAGAAATATTAGCCGCATTAGCAAATGCAGTGGTTTTAATCGGGATCTCAATTTATATACTTTATGAGGCATATCTGCGCTTTCTTGATCCTCCAAAAGTAGAGAGTAAGGAAATGATTGCTGTGGCTGCGGTAGGGTTAGTTGTCAATATTGCGGGAATGTTAGTCTTGCGGAAAAGTTCTGGTGAAAGTCTGAATATGAAAGGAGCTTATTTTGAAGTCCTTTCTGATATGCTGACTTCTATCGGGGTTATTGCTGCGGGTATTATTATGCTGACTACCGGATGGTATTACGCTGATCCGTTGTTATCGGCTGGAATAGGTCTTTTCATTTTACCAAGAACCTGGATTTTGCTTAAAGAGTCTATAGGTATTTTACTGGAAGGAACACCAAAGGACGTGAATATGGCCGAGCTGCGGAGTTCCATTCTCCTGGTAGAAGGCGTGGCGGATCTGCACGATCTGCATGTATGGGTTTTAACCTCTGGTGTAAATGCAATGACTGCTCATGTGGTTTTGAAAGAGGGAGCCGGAGGTAAGCAGGTTTTATCGGCACTACAGAAACATATCAAAGAGAATTTTAAGATCTCACATACGACGCTGCAACTGGAAGAATCCGGTTTTAAAGAAGAGCAGATACACCCTTAATTTATAAATTCAAGCCTCTTTATATACCGTTCAA
It encodes:
- a CDS encoding CusA/CzcA family heavy metal efflux RND transporter encodes the protein MLNKIIKFSIHNKLVIGLFTLALIAWGVYSLKQLPIDAVPDITNNQVQVITLSSSLASEEVERLITFPVEQTMSTIPEIEQVRSISRFGLSVVTIVFHDDVDIYWARQQVNEKLSEAKNNIPQGIGNPEISPISTGLGEIYQYVIHAKPGFEKTYDARELRSIQDWIVRRQLLGTPGIAEVNSFGGLLKQYEIALDPNKLNSYNLSISDVFKALERNNQNTGGAYIDKKPNAYFIRSEGLVGNIEDINKIVVRNTSSGLPVLIRDIANVQIGNAIRYGALTRTTAKSHGEAVGGIVMMLKGSNANNVVKKVKEKIARINKTLPNGIVVEAFLDRSALVDRAIGTVAKNLIEGALIVIFVLVLFLGNFRAGIVVASVIPLAMLFAISLMNVFGVSGNLMSLGAIDFGLIVDGAVIIVEATMHLLGASKLTRKMTQDEMDQQVEQSATRMMSAAAFGQIIILIVYLPILALVGIEGKMFGPMAQTVSFAILGAFLLSLTYVPMMSSLLLSKKPVVKKNFSDRMMDFFQKYYTPLITGALRKRVLVVVLSAVLLVISIFIFTRMGGEFIPTLEEGDFAVETRLLTGSSLSQTIDKVNQASKILLNEFPEVIEVVGKVGSAEIPTDPMPMEATDLTIILKDKKDWVTTTSREELANKMAASLDKVTGVSFGFSQPIQLRSNELISGVRQDIGIKIFGDDLETLTAISQKIGKIVTTVKGAKDLYLEQATGLPQIVVKINRDQLARYGIDIETVNQAVNSSFAGQSAGLVYEGERRYDMVVRLSEQNRQGIDDVKNIYISAPNGTKVPLIQLASVEFRIGPNQIQREDTKRRIIVGLNVRGQDIATVVGEIEQKIGEKIKLPPGYYITYGGQFENLKAAKQRLSIAVPVALSLILLLLYFSFGSVKQSVLIFSAIPMAAIGGIFALLLRGMPFSISAGVGFIALFGVAVLNGIVLITEFNRLKASGISDLKEIVLKGTALRLRPVLMTATVASLGFLPMALSTAAGAEVQKPLATVVIGGLLTSTILTLLVLPVLYTYFENFKKGKKEIATVVLLMGLFFMPSKTMAQSPVNDRVVTVQQAVEIALTNNQMVKSSQLQVNKQQAIKGTAFDLGKTNLNLQYGQFNSIKRDNNISVQQNIPFPGLMKNQRNLYDAQVRSSELNLSVTQNELIRQVKSTYGQLSYFKALQKLYKSQDSIFSNFLKASSLRYQTGETNMLERTTAETQLNEVRNQSEKNMADISIYTAELQRLLNTKEAIEVSSDHLKKESWNQVVPDSLRNTSLLALQQQQVEIADQSLRVERAKAGPDFTVGYFNQSIIGSQTINGQDQLFSAGKRFQGIQAGISIPLFYKPFAGRIKAAKIEKQIAQTEFSLFQTNLQTQYKQAEQDLLKNSHSIDYYEKNALPNVNLILKQSQIAFQSGDIGYLEFSQALRTYSEIRFSYLQAVNQYNQSVYTLQYLIDLK
- a CDS encoding cation diffusion facilitator family transporter encodes the protein MEREGTISQASKNKGRLKIVLGFTLLYLIVEVIGGIMTKSLALLADAGHMLTDVGGLALALVAINYAERKATTERTYGYYRAEILAALANAVVLIGISIYILYEAYLRFLDPPKVESKEMIAVAAVGLVVNIAGMLVLRKSSGESLNMKGAYFEVLSDMLTSIGVIAAGIIMLTTGWYYADPLLSAGIGLFILPRTWILLKESIGILLEGTPKDVNMAELRSSILLVEGVADLHDLHVWVLTSGVNAMTAHVVLKEGAGGKQVLSALQKHIKENFKISHTTLQLEESGFKEEQIHP
- a CDS encoding efflux RND transporter periplasmic adaptor subunit → MKTRIEFKQAIYILSFATVILASCGNKKGAEDTTAAAAATEAPAKDEENTVELTAAQYKTSGVTLGKVEKKSISGVLKVNGTIDVPPENLISITTQMGGIVKSTPLLQGSTVKKGQVIAVLQNQEYVQLQQDYLENKSQLELADAEYKRQQELARQNINAQKVLQQARSQYQTMLSRESALRQRLLLININSATLTPANIRSTINIYAPINGYVTKVNVNSGKFVSPNDVMFEIVNSANLHVELKVFQKDVDLIKKGQKVRFSLQNEAEERVATVTLVGREINEDKTVTVHCVANTQSRNLIPGAYLNALIETGTAKVNALPESAIADFAGKKYIFIETGQRKDEKAEVNYHFQLLEIAIGSADAGYVEVRLPESFDLATGKVVTKGAYDLISKMKNSEEE